The region TGTCTATAAATCGACAtgtgtaattttgttttattattatttaaatttaaaaagataagaaaactatcaaaattagggttttgtattaaaatgtcaatatagtgtattaacATATCAATACAAttcattgaatatgtcaacacaatttagcattgtattatattgacatattatgattGCTGCATTGACATTAAGCTGCTtttgaaaaatacaaaaattagagaatttttttcaaattttgatatcggagcatatgcaagtgagaactcgttagaatccttataaaattatctttaatttgatataagttgtgtaaaaaataatataaattgagatagttataatcatttaaaatttttggatattttttgaaagttggttataactaacttttggtCAATTGATATTAATACCCATAATTGACATTCTTTGTTCTGATACTCGTGGATGGATGATCTTGTGCCTTGATTTCATGATCCAATGtctattatttagttgtagttagtaatttaagggtgagttaacaatataacacCCCTTAACTACCATATataagaattgacattaatcCCCTTTTAAGttaatttagtaatttttaaattttaaaatataatccatttCACATTATTTCAATCACTATATCTTCTAATCTAATGATTACGAATGGGTCGCAATTTCAGACTAATTagtagttagcaattgattacAACCATATACTTATATGCATACAACagacataaaattaattaaagaatataaatatatttttgattcatgtttattatatataaaaacatattttttctacttattttgaataaggtactaatgataataaaatatgcaaatatacCAGATGTATATTTCAGGTCAGAAATGTTACACAGTTTTGACTTAATAATAAGTCACGAGATTACAACTCCAAGCTTCTAAGATCACTTGTGTGAAATAGAAACACATAACTTTATAAGAATAAGGCTTATCCAAATCTCCTTGGATCCTACCTCAACaagtattttataaatatatatataggaggaGAATCAAACCATAATAATACACAACtatcagttttaaaattttgaaaaattcaaaaactgTTAGAAACAATTCTTGTGATATTTTATATTCCCAAGGTTCAGAGGTTTGATAGTTGATTGGTAACGCAATGTTCGAAGTTTAGTAAGGGTAATTCGCTTGAAGATTCGGAAAGAGCAAATAATGCTATGTTTTGTTGTTGAGGAAGTTATTAACcagtttttatgttttgatttcGAGCTTGTAATGttgttatttaaaaaatattattatcaattGCACATATGttagtttatatatataattttatacaaGTGAAAACTATGAAACcaaattgtaattttttactattgctactatattttttaatttaggaGGGTATGCGTATTGGACTTAATTTTGTACAAAAGTTTAGAAGAGGGACCAAATGAGAAAAGCAACCGAAAATATAATTGGGCCAAAGATAATATATGGGCTTCTTAGTTAAACCCTAAGCCCATTAGATGTCTCATTATATAAACTCGTTGCTCCGAAGATAGGGTTTCAGTCAGTCTGTTGTTATTCACTCGCCTTTCTTTTCTCTCAATCTAGGGCTAACAGCAACAATGGCGGAAAGAGGCGGAGACAGGGGTGGTTTCGGGCGAGGATTCGGCGGTCGTGGACGCGGAGGAGACAGGGGGGGCCGAGGACGCGGTCGGCGCCCTCGCCGTGAGGCAGAGGAGGAGAAGTGGGTGCCGTGCACCAAATTGGGGCGATTGGTTCGCGACGGGAAGATCAAATCCCTGGAGCAGATCTACCTCCACTCCCTGCCAATCAAGGAGTACCAAATCATCGACCTCCTGGTGGGGCCATCGTTAAAGGACGAGGTGATGAAAATCATGCCTGTGCAGAAGCAGACGCGCGCCGGGCAGAGGACCAGGTTCAAGGCCTTCGTGGTGGTCGGGGATAGCAACGGCCACGTCGGATTGGGAGTCAAATGCTCGAAGGAGGTGGCCACCGCCATCCGCGGCGCCATTATTTTGGCGAAGCTGTCTGTGATTCCGGTGAGGAGAGGATACTGGGGGAATAAGATCGGGAAGGTCCACACCGTGCCCTGCAAGGTCACCGGGAAGTGTGGCTCCGTGACTGTGAGAATGGTGCCTGCTCCCCGTGGATCTGGTATTGTGGCTGCGCGTGTGCCGAAGAAGGTGCTCCAATTCGCTGGAATTGATGACGTGTTTACTTCTTCCCGTGGATCCACCAAAACCCTTGGAAACTTTGTCAAGGTCTGTTCTCATTTCATTAtccttattttcatttttaatactaaaggcccaattaaattgaatatCCCTAATTTCACATTTAATACTACTAAACGCCCAATTCGAATTAACAttgttatatattttatttgttgctATGGTAATTTTGTGCTTTTAATAATGCATTGTACATATGTTTACATATATATGAAATTGATAATcctggttctggttctggtatACTTTTGAATTGATGCGTTATATTTGATGGAGTTTTAGCATTGTATTGATCAAATGAATTGGTATATTTAGGCAACTTTTGATTGTCTGCTGAAGACATATGGGTTCTTGACACCGGACTTCTGGAGGGAGACTAGATTCACCAAATCACCATTCCAAGAGTACACTGATCTTTTGGCTAAGCCCACAGCCAAGATTGTCCATGTTGTGGACGACGTTGAAGCTTGAGGATTAATAAGTTGctgttttaattttgttttttgatggattgttgaatCTTCTTATCGTTTTAAATACTTTATCCATGGATTTTTTGCATTGCCTATTTCTTGGAATCtatttagttttaaattattCTATGCTTTGTTGTATGGAATCATGCGAGattattactagtatatttcttttttcatattTATCATAAATGAGTTCTAGTCGAATAATGTGATTTTCAAGCTTTATGTAATGTTGAAATGATATGATCACCCCTAGTGTCCCGGTTGTGAGTTTGGCATTGCACccataagagtgtccactataaggcggacacgcccaatagtcccgccccagtttttgtccatagctctaattttattgtccatagctccaaaattttgtgtccgccactatagtggacaactccaatagccctcaaattttataatcaactttcattttataatatttcaagtaattattaataaatttatcggGCTTTTAGTGGATTAGAAAAGGCTgactatacgaattaaaaataaaaatacaaataaaatacaaattaaaattagaattacacactaaatttaaattaaaattaaaatcacacactacattgaatctaatacaaatcactaccaagtttacacaatgccaccacctcccctacgtgcccacacttcttcaatcaaatcggcctgcagtgtgttatgtgatgtggtcctgcgcatatcagcgaagcgttggatcaaatattcattgctccgtggtacgcccatctggatcggcgcggaggcgacaccgtgacttgtacttgcaccCTCTTCCGGCGCCCATCGCTTTGCCGCAAATCcagttgtctctccacaaattgttcatttccgaccccaaattgtagtgagagaaatttgtatagatgttgtgttttgaatggtgtgaaaataatgaatggggtgaggtgtatttataggtgaattgaagtgtaaaaaaataaaataaaattcgcaTGCAACCGCCGCGGCTTTATCTTCgtgccactataggcgccgcgcctataggcgctgCTATAGCCCcctcgccgcgtcctcgccccgcacccgGCGATTTCGCGTCCGCCGCCTCTCCCCccacccgccgcgtccacccccgcggcagacacccttcccactataagccgccccgctcgcggctatagccgcgtccatattatagtggacgctctaaggGTGTCCATTGTAAGGCGGACACCCAAATAGCCCCActccagtttttgtccatagccccagtttttttgtccacagccccaaatTTTTGTTTCCGCCACTGTGATGGAcaccaatagccccaaaatttttattttaatgtttcgagcaattatgaataaatttatcgGACTATATGTAATTTAGAAGAAAACGACTATAcgtgaaaaaattaaaattaaagtataaattttcgtcgtattaaagtaaaggaaaaattatacaacaaaaATTTAATCTAGTGCAAATCACAAAGGTGTTCACAATGCGCTGCCaacaggaaaaaaatattgtttcttcggtccaatCGGTTGAgtgatgaagagttggaatggtgtgaggttgagtgatgaagagttggaatggtgtgaaaataatgaatggaatgaggtgtatttataggtgaattaaattgaattaaaataaaaataaaaaattcgccGCCTACCGCCGCGCCGGGCACCGCTCCACTATAGGAGCCCTGCCTATCCGCCGTGTCCTCCCCGGAGTTGCCGCATGCCCGTCCGCCGCCTACCGCGCCCACACTCCTCGTCCGCCCTCCACTATAACCGCCCCGAGATCGCCCTGGcgggggctatagccgcggctataccatagtggacactctaatgcCCGAGCCAGGATGAGCACCCATCCCGTAACCCCTCATGCCTGTGCGTGGACCACAATCCACCACCTAACTTAGCCCCTCCTAGCCACAGTGAGTGTATGGTGCCATCCGCTGGTATGCTCCAAGTG is a window of Salvia splendens isolate huo1 chromosome 3, SspV2, whole genome shotgun sequence DNA encoding:
- the LOC121797376 gene encoding 40S ribosomal protein S2-4-like yields the protein MAERGGDRGGFGRGFGGRGRGGDRGGRGRGRRPRREAEEEKWVPCTKLGRLVRDGKIKSLEQIYLHSLPIKEYQIIDLLVGPSLKDEVMKIMPVQKQTRAGQRTRFKAFVVVGDSNGHVGLGVKCSKEVATAIRGAIILAKLSVIPVRRGYWGNKIGKVHTVPCKVTGKCGSVTVRMVPAPRGSGIVAARVPKKVLQFAGIDDVFTSSRGSTKTLGNFVKATFDCLLKTYGFLTPDFWRETRFTKSPFQEYTDLLAKPTAKIVHVVDDVEA